In candidate division KSB1 bacterium, the sequence TGAAACCGGGGTCTACCGGATAGACCTTTCGAGGATTGACCATGCGTCGCCGCTCCGAGGCCGCATCCAGCCAGCAGATGCGGACGAGGAAACAATCTTCCAGCGCCGCAATCATCTGGTGGATGGTATCCCGCGAAACCGCTATGCCTTGAGATTTGAGGTCACGGTAAAACTTTTCGGCGCTGAAAAGCCCGGCCGGATTTCCCAACAAGTGCCGGACCAGCCGTCGCAGCGCCGCGATGTTGGTGATGTCGTGACGCTCCATCACATCCCTGAGGACGGCCACATCGACATACTGACGGAGCAGGGCAAAGCGATCCGCATCCGAAAGAGGCTGCGCTTCGGGAAAGCCGCCGATTTTGAGGTACTGATGAAAGGCGTGTTCCAACTCGGACCGTTTGGCCGAGGTGAGGCGTTCCAATCGATCGGGCAGGGCATGGCCGTGGTGACGAAGAAACTCCTCGAAGCTGAACGGATGGATCACCACCTCCCAGCCGCGGCCGCGCATGCTGGTCGCCACCTCGCGACTCAGCATCGCTGCGGAAGAGCCGCTCAAAAAGACTTCGACCCGTTCCGTGTCGAGCAGCCGCCTGACGAAGCGTTCCCAACCCGGGACCACATGGATTTCATCGAAGAACCACGACACCGTCTCTTTGCCGCGGAAGGCGGGAAACAGGCGGTAGTATTCTTCAACCAGCAGGTTCAAATGCTCGGCGCCGATGCCGGCGATGCGCTCGTCTTCGAAATTAATGTACGGCAGTCGTTCGAGGGGATGGCCGCTTTGCATGCGTTGGCGGCGAATTTGGTGCAGAAACGTCGTCTTGCCCGCGCGCCGCATGCCGATGATCACGGTGGCCTTGCCGGGCAGGCAGAGGGTCTTGTAAACCGTACGCGGCGTTCCTTCCCGGATGGGGCCGGTCAGCGAATCGGCCAGCATCTGGGCAAGCCGATTGCGAAAATATGCGGGGCTCAAGGGTTCCATCGGCAGGCAATTTAACCTTTTTTCAAGGAGAATGTCAAGAGGATTTCTCCTTTTTTGCAGGAGAAAAATCCTCCTATTGCCGGAGAGGCTCGGTTTTTCGGTAAAGCGGCGCCGCGGCATCCGGACGGATCCA encodes:
- a CDS encoding ATP-binding protein, which translates into the protein MSPAYFRNRLAQMLADSLTGPIREGTPRTVYKTLCLPGKATVIIGMRRAGKTTFLHQIRRQRMQSGHPLERLPYINFEDERIAGIGAEHLNLLVEEYYRLFPAFRGKETVSWFFDEIHVVPGWERFVRRLLDTERVEVFLSGSSAAMLSREVATSMRGRGWEVVIHPFSFEEFLRHHGHALPDRLERLTSAKRSELEHAFHQYLKIGGFPEAQPLSDADRFALLRQYVDVAVLRDVMERHDITNIAALRRLVRHLLGNPAGLFSAEKFYRDLKSQGIAVSRDTIHQMIAALEDCFLVRICWLDAASERRRMVNPRKVYPVDPGFIRVFDRMGKADVGHALETAVRVELERRTAEAAYVKTAEGYEVDFLAKFPDGRRELIQVCADLEDPDTLQREIRALEAARSEYPGAELRLITLTPDIASGFSKSIRITAATDWFLEHVNISTNER